DNA from Candidatus Sulfotelmatobacter sp.:
GCTGGCCGCGGTTGGGCGTACCCCAGGGCGAACGCGACGAGCGCCAGGACGACGCACGCGACGAGGATGGCGAACATCGGGTGCGGCGAGCCATCGTGGCTGAACCCGACGAGCTGCACCACGCAGGCGCCGATCGCCATCTGCATCCCGCTCATCAGTCCCGAGGCGGCGCCCGAGCGCTCGGGCTGGGCGGCCACGGCGTCTGCCTGGACAGGGGCAATGGCGATCGCGCCGAAGAAGGACAGCGCGATTGCCGGTACGAAAACCACCGGAGTGCTCCACTCGAGCGTGCTCGCCGCGATCCAACCCGCGATCGCCGACGCAAGGCAGCCAATCCCCGATATCAGCATGAGCTGCGGGCGTGTGAATCGGTCACCCCAGCGGCCAGTCAGGTAGTTGCCGGCGACGTAGAAGACGCAGAGCACCGCGAACCACACGCCGTACTCGGTCGCCGAGCCGCCCCGCACCTCGACGATGAGGTACGGGATCGCCGCCTGTGTGGCGAAGAACGTCGCCATCACGAACGAGAAGAACAGTGCCGGCGCGAGGTAGCGGCGGTCCCGGAGCAGGGCGTTGAAGTCCTGCACCGCGTTGCGAATGCCGAGGTCAGCCCGGCGCTTGCCGTGCGTTTCGGGCAGGCGCAATGCAAGCAACGACAGCGCGAGCACCCCGATCAGCGCGCACAACCCGAATACCGCACGCCAGCCCACGCGGTCGAGCAGCACCCCGCCGACTGCAGGGGACAGCATCGGCACGAAGATCATCACCACGGTCACTCGCGCCAGCACCTGGCCGCTGCGGTCCCGGCCGTAGACGTCGTGGACGATGGTGCGTGCGAGCACGAGCCCCGCTGAGCTGCCCGCCGCCTGCACGATACGGCCGAGGATCAGGAGCTCCGGGGTGGGGGCAGCGGCAGCGACGAGGCTTCCCACGCAGAAGAGCCCGGTGCCGACCAGGATCACGGGCCTGCGGCCGAAGCGGTCCGAGAGTGGTCCGTAGACGAGAGTCATCAACGCGATCGTCGCGAACGCGAGACTGATCAGCGTCTGCGCGGCCGCCATGGGAATCCCGAAATCCCGGTGCACGAACGGTACCGCGGGGGTAAGGATCTGCGTCGCCATGGGCCCGAGCGCGTAGGCCGCGATCAGCGCCCCCAGTGCGACCATGCCCATCCTCGGCGGCGCGAGACTAGCCACGGGGCCACTCCGGCTCGATCTCGCCCGGAACAAACGCGCCGGCGATTGGGGGCCGCAAGCGGTCGGCGACGAAATGCTCGGCGCGGACAATGTAGGCGCGCGAATCCCGGTATCGCGCGATCCGGAGCGCGTCCATGCGAACGCGAAGTCTCAACCCCGGGGTGGCGTTCACGTTGGCGCCGCCCGAACCGAAGGACCTGGCGACGGCGCAATGGCGCATGGTGCGTCTGCCCTTGCGAGAGATCACGCCGTTTCGCCCAATCCGCGCGTCCAGTCGCGCCTGCTTGCGCGGCAAAAGTGAAGCGTCGCCGCGCGAGCGTTCGGGTCGACCCCGTGCGCCATCGCCCCGAACGCGGCGGCGACGTGCGCCCTAGAGACGGGCTCGCCCTTCCCGTCGAGCGAGCGCGCCCAGACCTGTCCACTCGAGCGATAGAACGTCGCGGCTTGTGCCCGTGCCGCCCCTGGCTCGACGCCGTTCGCGAGGGCTCGAAACGCCTCGGCGACGCGGTCCCGCGCGGGACGTTGGATGCTTGCCGGCGCCTCGACGCCGTGCCCGCAGCGCGGGGTGTACCGCTGCGCGGAAGGGCGCGGGCGCGTTGTCGCGCGACCTTCGAATTGCTCGCTGCGGTCGGCGATCATGGTGAGTTCTCCGTAATGAATCGAATCAGTTGCCCCGGGATGCGCCGC
Protein-coding regions in this window:
- a CDS encoding multidrug effflux MFS transporter: MVALGALIAAYALGPMATQILTPAVPFVHRDFGIPMAAAQTLISLAFATIALMTLVYGPLSDRFGRRPVILVGTGLFCVGSLVAAAAPTPELLILGRIVQAAGSSAGLVLARTIVHDVYGRDRSGQVLARVTVVMIFVPMLSPAVGGVLLDRVGWRAVFGLCALIGVLALSLLALRLPETHGKRRADLGIRNAVQDFNALLRDRRYLAPALFFSFVMATFFATQAAIPYLIVEVRGGSATEYGVWFAVLCVFYVAGNYLTGRWGDRFTRPQLMLISGIGCLASAIAGWIAASTLEWSTPVVFVPAIALSFFGAIAIAPVQADAVAAQPERSGAASGLMSGMQMAIGACVVQLVGFSHDGSPHPMFAILVACVVLALVAFALGYAQPRPA